In Musa acuminata AAA Group cultivar baxijiao chromosome BXJ2-3, Cavendish_Baxijiao_AAA, whole genome shotgun sequence, the following proteins share a genomic window:
- the LOC103974950 gene encoding calmodulin-binding transcription activator 3 isoform X2, with the protein MAEARLFSLTPQLDIEQILLEAQHRWLRPAEICEILRNYRKFHIAPEPPNKPPSGSLFLFDRKVLRYFRKDGHNWRKKKDGKTVKEAHERLKAGSVEVLHCYYAHGEENVNFQRRSYWMLEEDFMHIVLVHYLEVKGHKPSFSRSREVEDVPQDNQVDSPIYSNSIANHSQLPSQATDVESPISLHTSEYEDAESDNYPTSSRYHPFVKMQQYDDGQMTGVPFVDSYVPDPSIDSQCGFQEIHDAEPKSDFYSVTQEDIGRVFNETGLGLTFIGSKTQLDLASWEEVLEHCATSCQMPSFQSSAGITEATTEEISSKQTSVHADLYAENPGTRQDDSIISDKFEWQLSSADTDSAIISTINMENETSIDGSDKYTSLVKQPTLDLSRVQTEGLKKYDSFSRWMSKELGEVDESHTKSSSGAYWSAVGSDGIVEDSSISNHEPLDAYIMSLSLSQDQLFSIIDFSPNWVYAGLETKVLIIGTFLKTQDVENCKWSCMFGEVEVPAEVVGDGILSCHAPPHKSGRVPFYVTCSNRLACSEVREFEFRVSDPHCIENIDSCSNNTYEMLLHMRLDKLLSLGPLDSQNLDYRKKAHLGGKISLIKMEAADDTLPKISQENEYSADNAELLEMLLQEKLHIWLLHKSAKDDKGPNIWDEEGQGVLHLAAALGYDWAIEPTVTAGVNINFRDAHGWTALHWAAFCGRERTVGALITMGAAPGLLTDPTPEFPSGRTPADLASANGHKGIAGFLAESSLTSHLSSLTLDPKGSDIADVASLTGIDDAEQRALAVADGDMQAGLSLKDSLSAVRNASQAAARIYQVFRVQSFHRKKIESGGDKSAMSDERALSLLSIKSQKTGQSDMPMHAAAIRIQNKFRGWKGRKDFLIIKQRIVKIQAHVRGHQVRKRYKKFVWSVGIVEKVILRWRRKGSGLRGFRSEGLLEGTSMQCHLAKEDDYDFLQEGRKQTEARMQKALARVKSMVQYPEAREQYRRLLTVVTEFQESKALQESIMDVSEDAADADLMVELEELLEGDTVMPTV; encoded by the exons ATGGCGGAGGCCAGGCTGTTTTCATTGACGCCTCAACTCG ATATCGAACAGATCCTTCTGGAAGCACAACATCGCTGGTTACGCCCTGCTGAAATTTGTGAAATACTTCGGAACTATAGGAAATTTCATATTGCGCCAGAGCCACCAAATAAACCACCTA GTGGCTCTCTTTTTCTATTTGATCGCAAAGTATTGAGATACTTCAGGAAGGATGGTCATAACTGGAGAAAGAAAAAAGATGGGAAGACTGTGAAAGAAGCTCATGAGAGACTAAAA GCTGGAAGTGTTGAGGTGCTTCATTGCTATTATGCCCATGGTGAAGAGAACGTAAATTTCCAAAGACGGAGTTATTGGATGCTGGAAGA GGACTTCATGCACATTGTTCTTGTTCACTATCTTGAAGTCAAG GGTCATAAACCGAGTTTCAGCCGCAGTAGAGAAGTTGAAGATGTTCCCCAGGATAACCAGGTGGATAGTCCTATCTATTCTAATTCCATCGCAAATCATAGCCAGCTGCCTTCACAAGCAACAGATGTTGAAAGCCCTATTAGTCTACACACTTCAGAATATGAAGATGCCGAATCAG ATAATTATCCAACAAGTTCCAGATACCACCCTTTCGTTAAGATGCAGCAGTATGATGATGGACAAATGACGGGTGTTCCTTTTGTGGACTCATATGTTCCAGATCCTTCCATAGATAGTCAAT GTGGTTTTCAGGAAATACATGATGCTGAACCtaaatcagatttttattcaGTTACTCAAGAGGACATAGGTAGGGTATTTAATGAAACAGGTCTAGGGTTGACATTTATTGGGTCTAAAACACAGTTAGATCTGGCATCATGGGAAGAAGTCCTAGAACATTGTGCAACATCATGTCAGATGCCATCTTTCCAGTCATCAGCTGGTATTACAGAGGCTACGACAGAGGAAATTAGTAGTAAACAAACTTCTGTACATGCAGACCTATATGCAGAGAATCCTGGTACCAGGCAAGATGACTCCATTATATCAGACAAATTTGAGTGGCAG CTTTCTAGTGCTGACACTGATTCAGCTATTATATCAACTATTAACATGGAAAATGAGACTTCCATTGATGGAAGTGATAAATACACTTCCCTGGTAAAACAACCAACATTGGACCTCTCCAGAGTACAAACTGAAGGCCTAAAGAAGTATGATAGCTTCTCAAGGTGGATGAGCAAAGAGCTTGGAGAGGTTGATGAGTCACATACAAAATCCAGTTCTGGAGCATACTGGAGTGCTGTTGGAAGTGATGGCATTGTTGAAGATtctagcatttcaaatcatgagccTTTGGATGCATATATAATGAGCCTCTCACTTTCACAGGATCAGCTTTTCAGTATAATTGATTTCTCTCCAAACTGGGTCTATGCTGGCTTGGAGACTAAG GTTTTAATTATTGGGACATTCTTGAAGACTCAAGATGTGGAAAATTGTAAATGGTCATGCATGTTTGGGGAAGTTGAAGTTCCAGCAGAGGTTGTAGGAGATGGTATTCTTAGTTGCCATGCTCCTCCACATAAATCTGGAAGGGTTCCTTTTTATGTGACCTGTTCCAACAGGTTGGCTTGTAGTGAGGTGAGGGAGTTTGAATTCCGTGTAAGTGATCCACACTGTATAGAGAATATAGATTCCTGCAGTAATAACACATATGAAATGCTTCTTCATATGCGTCTTGATAAGTTACTGTCTCTGGGGCCACTTGACTCCCAAAATTTAGATTATAGGAAGAAAGCTCATTTGGGAGGTAAAATCAGTTTAATTAAAATGGAAGCTGCTGATGATACTCTGCCTAAAATAAGTCAAGAAAATGAGTATTCTGCTGACAATGCAGAGTTGCTTGAAATGTTATTACAAGAGAAGCTGCATATTTGGCTTCTACACAAATCTGCCAAAGATGATAAAGGTCCCAATATCTGGGATGAAGAGGGGCAGGGCGTGCTGCATCTAGCAGCTGCTCTTGGTTATGATTGGGCTATAGAACCAACAGTGACTGCAGGTGTCAATATTAACTTCAGAGATGCACATGGGTGGACTGCATTACACTGGGCAGCTTTTTGTGGCAG GGAGCGGACAGTTGGTGCTCTCATTACAATGGGTGCAGCACCTGGTTTATTGACAGATCCAACCCCCGAGTTTCCTTCAGGAAGAACACCTGCAGATTTGGCATCTGCAAATGGTCACAAAGGCATCGCTGGTTTCCTGGCAGAATCATCTTTGACTAGCCATCTTTCTTCCCTCACTTTAGACCCAAAGGGCAGTGATATAGCAGACGTTGCCAGCTTGACAGGCATTGATGATGCAGAACAGAGAGCTCTTGCAGTTGCTGATGGAGACATGCAGGCTGGACTTTCGCTGAAGGATTCATTGAGTGCTGTTCGTAATGCTTCTCAAGCTGCAGCTCGCATTTACCAAGTCTTTAGGGTGCAATCATTTCATAGAAAGAAAATTGAGTCTGGAGGTGACAAGTCCGCTATGTCAGATGAGCGAGCGCTTTCACTTCTTTCTATCAAGTCACAAAAAACAGGACAGTCTGATATGCCTATGCATGCTGCTGCCATTCGTATACAAAACAAATTTAGAGGATGGAAAGGGAGGAAAGACTTCTTAATTATTAAGCAACGGATAGTCAAGATCCAG GCTCATGTACGAGGTCATCAAGTCAGGAAGCGTTATAAAAAATTTGTGTGGTCAGTAGGAATTGTGGAAAAAGTTATACTGCGCTGGAGACGTAAAGGAAGTGGGTTACGTGGATTTCGGTCTGAAGGCCTTTTGGAGGGCACTTCCATGCAATGTCATCTTGCTAAGGAGGATGATTATGATTTCCTGCAAGAAGGCAGAAAACAGACAGAGGCTAGGATGCAGAAGGCACTTGCGAGGGTGAAGTCTATGGTTCAATATCCAGAAGCTAGAGAACAATACCGAAGGCTTCTAACTGTTGTTACAGAATTCCAGGAGTCTAAG GCTTTGCAAGAAAGCATTATGGATGTATCAGAGGATGCTGCAGATGCTGATCTCATGGTTGAGCTGGAAGAATTATTGGAAGGAGACACAGTAATGCCAACTGTTTGA
- the LOC103974950 gene encoding calmodulin-binding transcription activator 3 isoform X3, whose product MAEARLFSLTPQLGGSLFLFDRKVLRYFRKDGHNWRKKKDGKTVKEAHERLKAGSVEVLHCYYAHGEENVNFQRRSYWMLEEDFMHIVLVHYLEVKGHKPSFSRSREVEDVPQDNQVDSPIYSNSIANHSQLPSQATDVESPISLHTSEYEDAESADNYPTSSRYHPFVKMQQYDDGQMTGVPFVDSYVPDPSIDSQCGFQEIHDAEPKSDFYSVTQEDIGRVFNETGLGLTFIGSKTQLDLASWEEVLEHCATSCQMPSFQSSAGITEATTEEISSKQTSVHADLYAENPGTRQDDSIISDKFEWQLSSADTDSAIISTINMENETSIDGSDKYTSLVKQPTLDLSRVQTEGLKKYDSFSRWMSKELGEVDESHTKSSSGAYWSAVGSDGIVEDSSISNHEPLDAYIMSLSLSQDQLFSIIDFSPNWVYAGLETKVLIIGTFLKTQDVENCKWSCMFGEVEVPAEVVGDGILSCHAPPHKSGRVPFYVTCSNRLACSEVREFEFRVSDPHCIENIDSCSNNTYEMLLHMRLDKLLSLGPLDSQNLDYRKKAHLGGKISLIKMEAADDTLPKISQENEYSADNAELLEMLLQEKLHIWLLHKSAKDDKGPNIWDEEGQGVLHLAAALGYDWAIEPTVTAGVNINFRDAHGWTALHWAAFCGRERTVGALITMGAAPGLLTDPTPEFPSGRTPADLASANGHKGIAGFLAESSLTSHLSSLTLDPKGSDIADVASLTGIDDAEQRALAVADGDMQAGLSLKDSLSAVRNASQAAARIYQVFRVQSFHRKKIESGGDKSAMSDERALSLLSIKSQKTGQSDMPMHAAAIRIQNKFRGWKGRKDFLIIKQRIVKIQAHVRGHQVRKRYKKFVWSVGIVEKVILRWRRKGSGLRGFRSEGLLEGTSMQCHLAKEDDYDFLQEGRKQTEARMQKALARVKSMVQYPEAREQYRRLLTVVTEFQESKALQESIMDVSEDAADADLMVELEELLEGDTVMPTV is encoded by the exons ATGGCGGAGGCCAGGCTGTTTTCATTGACGCCTCAACTCG GTGGCTCTCTTTTTCTATTTGATCGCAAAGTATTGAGATACTTCAGGAAGGATGGTCATAACTGGAGAAAGAAAAAAGATGGGAAGACTGTGAAAGAAGCTCATGAGAGACTAAAA GCTGGAAGTGTTGAGGTGCTTCATTGCTATTATGCCCATGGTGAAGAGAACGTAAATTTCCAAAGACGGAGTTATTGGATGCTGGAAGA GGACTTCATGCACATTGTTCTTGTTCACTATCTTGAAGTCAAG GGTCATAAACCGAGTTTCAGCCGCAGTAGAGAAGTTGAAGATGTTCCCCAGGATAACCAGGTGGATAGTCCTATCTATTCTAATTCCATCGCAAATCATAGCCAGCTGCCTTCACAAGCAACAGATGTTGAAAGCCCTATTAGTCTACACACTTCAGAATATGAAGATGCCGAATCAG CAGATAATTATCCAACAAGTTCCAGATACCACCCTTTCGTTAAGATGCAGCAGTATGATGATGGACAAATGACGGGTGTTCCTTTTGTGGACTCATATGTTCCAGATCCTTCCATAGATAGTCAAT GTGGTTTTCAGGAAATACATGATGCTGAACCtaaatcagatttttattcaGTTACTCAAGAGGACATAGGTAGGGTATTTAATGAAACAGGTCTAGGGTTGACATTTATTGGGTCTAAAACACAGTTAGATCTGGCATCATGGGAAGAAGTCCTAGAACATTGTGCAACATCATGTCAGATGCCATCTTTCCAGTCATCAGCTGGTATTACAGAGGCTACGACAGAGGAAATTAGTAGTAAACAAACTTCTGTACATGCAGACCTATATGCAGAGAATCCTGGTACCAGGCAAGATGACTCCATTATATCAGACAAATTTGAGTGGCAG CTTTCTAGTGCTGACACTGATTCAGCTATTATATCAACTATTAACATGGAAAATGAGACTTCCATTGATGGAAGTGATAAATACACTTCCCTGGTAAAACAACCAACATTGGACCTCTCCAGAGTACAAACTGAAGGCCTAAAGAAGTATGATAGCTTCTCAAGGTGGATGAGCAAAGAGCTTGGAGAGGTTGATGAGTCACATACAAAATCCAGTTCTGGAGCATACTGGAGTGCTGTTGGAAGTGATGGCATTGTTGAAGATtctagcatttcaaatcatgagccTTTGGATGCATATATAATGAGCCTCTCACTTTCACAGGATCAGCTTTTCAGTATAATTGATTTCTCTCCAAACTGGGTCTATGCTGGCTTGGAGACTAAG GTTTTAATTATTGGGACATTCTTGAAGACTCAAGATGTGGAAAATTGTAAATGGTCATGCATGTTTGGGGAAGTTGAAGTTCCAGCAGAGGTTGTAGGAGATGGTATTCTTAGTTGCCATGCTCCTCCACATAAATCTGGAAGGGTTCCTTTTTATGTGACCTGTTCCAACAGGTTGGCTTGTAGTGAGGTGAGGGAGTTTGAATTCCGTGTAAGTGATCCACACTGTATAGAGAATATAGATTCCTGCAGTAATAACACATATGAAATGCTTCTTCATATGCGTCTTGATAAGTTACTGTCTCTGGGGCCACTTGACTCCCAAAATTTAGATTATAGGAAGAAAGCTCATTTGGGAGGTAAAATCAGTTTAATTAAAATGGAAGCTGCTGATGATACTCTGCCTAAAATAAGTCAAGAAAATGAGTATTCTGCTGACAATGCAGAGTTGCTTGAAATGTTATTACAAGAGAAGCTGCATATTTGGCTTCTACACAAATCTGCCAAAGATGATAAAGGTCCCAATATCTGGGATGAAGAGGGGCAGGGCGTGCTGCATCTAGCAGCTGCTCTTGGTTATGATTGGGCTATAGAACCAACAGTGACTGCAGGTGTCAATATTAACTTCAGAGATGCACATGGGTGGACTGCATTACACTGGGCAGCTTTTTGTGGCAG GGAGCGGACAGTTGGTGCTCTCATTACAATGGGTGCAGCACCTGGTTTATTGACAGATCCAACCCCCGAGTTTCCTTCAGGAAGAACACCTGCAGATTTGGCATCTGCAAATGGTCACAAAGGCATCGCTGGTTTCCTGGCAGAATCATCTTTGACTAGCCATCTTTCTTCCCTCACTTTAGACCCAAAGGGCAGTGATATAGCAGACGTTGCCAGCTTGACAGGCATTGATGATGCAGAACAGAGAGCTCTTGCAGTTGCTGATGGAGACATGCAGGCTGGACTTTCGCTGAAGGATTCATTGAGTGCTGTTCGTAATGCTTCTCAAGCTGCAGCTCGCATTTACCAAGTCTTTAGGGTGCAATCATTTCATAGAAAGAAAATTGAGTCTGGAGGTGACAAGTCCGCTATGTCAGATGAGCGAGCGCTTTCACTTCTTTCTATCAAGTCACAAAAAACAGGACAGTCTGATATGCCTATGCATGCTGCTGCCATTCGTATACAAAACAAATTTAGAGGATGGAAAGGGAGGAAAGACTTCTTAATTATTAAGCAACGGATAGTCAAGATCCAG GCTCATGTACGAGGTCATCAAGTCAGGAAGCGTTATAAAAAATTTGTGTGGTCAGTAGGAATTGTGGAAAAAGTTATACTGCGCTGGAGACGTAAAGGAAGTGGGTTACGTGGATTTCGGTCTGAAGGCCTTTTGGAGGGCACTTCCATGCAATGTCATCTTGCTAAGGAGGATGATTATGATTTCCTGCAAGAAGGCAGAAAACAGACAGAGGCTAGGATGCAGAAGGCACTTGCGAGGGTGAAGTCTATGGTTCAATATCCAGAAGCTAGAGAACAATACCGAAGGCTTCTAACTGTTGTTACAGAATTCCAGGAGTCTAAG GCTTTGCAAGAAAGCATTATGGATGTATCAGAGGATGCTGCAGATGCTGATCTCATGGTTGAGCTGGAAGAATTATTGGAAGGAGACACAGTAATGCCAACTGTTTGA
- the LOC103974950 gene encoding calmodulin-binding transcription activator 3 isoform X1 has protein sequence MAEARLFSLTPQLDIEQILLEAQHRWLRPAEICEILRNYRKFHIAPEPPNKPPSGSLFLFDRKVLRYFRKDGHNWRKKKDGKTVKEAHERLKAGSVEVLHCYYAHGEENVNFQRRSYWMLEEDFMHIVLVHYLEVKGHKPSFSRSREVEDVPQDNQVDSPIYSNSIANHSQLPSQATDVESPISLHTSEYEDAESADNYPTSSRYHPFVKMQQYDDGQMTGVPFVDSYVPDPSIDSQCGFQEIHDAEPKSDFYSVTQEDIGRVFNETGLGLTFIGSKTQLDLASWEEVLEHCATSCQMPSFQSSAGITEATTEEISSKQTSVHADLYAENPGTRQDDSIISDKFEWQLSSADTDSAIISTINMENETSIDGSDKYTSLVKQPTLDLSRVQTEGLKKYDSFSRWMSKELGEVDESHTKSSSGAYWSAVGSDGIVEDSSISNHEPLDAYIMSLSLSQDQLFSIIDFSPNWVYAGLETKVLIIGTFLKTQDVENCKWSCMFGEVEVPAEVVGDGILSCHAPPHKSGRVPFYVTCSNRLACSEVREFEFRVSDPHCIENIDSCSNNTYEMLLHMRLDKLLSLGPLDSQNLDYRKKAHLGGKISLIKMEAADDTLPKISQENEYSADNAELLEMLLQEKLHIWLLHKSAKDDKGPNIWDEEGQGVLHLAAALGYDWAIEPTVTAGVNINFRDAHGWTALHWAAFCGRERTVGALITMGAAPGLLTDPTPEFPSGRTPADLASANGHKGIAGFLAESSLTSHLSSLTLDPKGSDIADVASLTGIDDAEQRALAVADGDMQAGLSLKDSLSAVRNASQAAARIYQVFRVQSFHRKKIESGGDKSAMSDERALSLLSIKSQKTGQSDMPMHAAAIRIQNKFRGWKGRKDFLIIKQRIVKIQAHVRGHQVRKRYKKFVWSVGIVEKVILRWRRKGSGLRGFRSEGLLEGTSMQCHLAKEDDYDFLQEGRKQTEARMQKALARVKSMVQYPEAREQYRRLLTVVTEFQESKALQESIMDVSEDAADADLMVELEELLEGDTVMPTV, from the exons ATGGCGGAGGCCAGGCTGTTTTCATTGACGCCTCAACTCG ATATCGAACAGATCCTTCTGGAAGCACAACATCGCTGGTTACGCCCTGCTGAAATTTGTGAAATACTTCGGAACTATAGGAAATTTCATATTGCGCCAGAGCCACCAAATAAACCACCTA GTGGCTCTCTTTTTCTATTTGATCGCAAAGTATTGAGATACTTCAGGAAGGATGGTCATAACTGGAGAAAGAAAAAAGATGGGAAGACTGTGAAAGAAGCTCATGAGAGACTAAAA GCTGGAAGTGTTGAGGTGCTTCATTGCTATTATGCCCATGGTGAAGAGAACGTAAATTTCCAAAGACGGAGTTATTGGATGCTGGAAGA GGACTTCATGCACATTGTTCTTGTTCACTATCTTGAAGTCAAG GGTCATAAACCGAGTTTCAGCCGCAGTAGAGAAGTTGAAGATGTTCCCCAGGATAACCAGGTGGATAGTCCTATCTATTCTAATTCCATCGCAAATCATAGCCAGCTGCCTTCACAAGCAACAGATGTTGAAAGCCCTATTAGTCTACACACTTCAGAATATGAAGATGCCGAATCAG CAGATAATTATCCAACAAGTTCCAGATACCACCCTTTCGTTAAGATGCAGCAGTATGATGATGGACAAATGACGGGTGTTCCTTTTGTGGACTCATATGTTCCAGATCCTTCCATAGATAGTCAAT GTGGTTTTCAGGAAATACATGATGCTGAACCtaaatcagatttttattcaGTTACTCAAGAGGACATAGGTAGGGTATTTAATGAAACAGGTCTAGGGTTGACATTTATTGGGTCTAAAACACAGTTAGATCTGGCATCATGGGAAGAAGTCCTAGAACATTGTGCAACATCATGTCAGATGCCATCTTTCCAGTCATCAGCTGGTATTACAGAGGCTACGACAGAGGAAATTAGTAGTAAACAAACTTCTGTACATGCAGACCTATATGCAGAGAATCCTGGTACCAGGCAAGATGACTCCATTATATCAGACAAATTTGAGTGGCAG CTTTCTAGTGCTGACACTGATTCAGCTATTATATCAACTATTAACATGGAAAATGAGACTTCCATTGATGGAAGTGATAAATACACTTCCCTGGTAAAACAACCAACATTGGACCTCTCCAGAGTACAAACTGAAGGCCTAAAGAAGTATGATAGCTTCTCAAGGTGGATGAGCAAAGAGCTTGGAGAGGTTGATGAGTCACATACAAAATCCAGTTCTGGAGCATACTGGAGTGCTGTTGGAAGTGATGGCATTGTTGAAGATtctagcatttcaaatcatgagccTTTGGATGCATATATAATGAGCCTCTCACTTTCACAGGATCAGCTTTTCAGTATAATTGATTTCTCTCCAAACTGGGTCTATGCTGGCTTGGAGACTAAG GTTTTAATTATTGGGACATTCTTGAAGACTCAAGATGTGGAAAATTGTAAATGGTCATGCATGTTTGGGGAAGTTGAAGTTCCAGCAGAGGTTGTAGGAGATGGTATTCTTAGTTGCCATGCTCCTCCACATAAATCTGGAAGGGTTCCTTTTTATGTGACCTGTTCCAACAGGTTGGCTTGTAGTGAGGTGAGGGAGTTTGAATTCCGTGTAAGTGATCCACACTGTATAGAGAATATAGATTCCTGCAGTAATAACACATATGAAATGCTTCTTCATATGCGTCTTGATAAGTTACTGTCTCTGGGGCCACTTGACTCCCAAAATTTAGATTATAGGAAGAAAGCTCATTTGGGAGGTAAAATCAGTTTAATTAAAATGGAAGCTGCTGATGATACTCTGCCTAAAATAAGTCAAGAAAATGAGTATTCTGCTGACAATGCAGAGTTGCTTGAAATGTTATTACAAGAGAAGCTGCATATTTGGCTTCTACACAAATCTGCCAAAGATGATAAAGGTCCCAATATCTGGGATGAAGAGGGGCAGGGCGTGCTGCATCTAGCAGCTGCTCTTGGTTATGATTGGGCTATAGAACCAACAGTGACTGCAGGTGTCAATATTAACTTCAGAGATGCACATGGGTGGACTGCATTACACTGGGCAGCTTTTTGTGGCAG GGAGCGGACAGTTGGTGCTCTCATTACAATGGGTGCAGCACCTGGTTTATTGACAGATCCAACCCCCGAGTTTCCTTCAGGAAGAACACCTGCAGATTTGGCATCTGCAAATGGTCACAAAGGCATCGCTGGTTTCCTGGCAGAATCATCTTTGACTAGCCATCTTTCTTCCCTCACTTTAGACCCAAAGGGCAGTGATATAGCAGACGTTGCCAGCTTGACAGGCATTGATGATGCAGAACAGAGAGCTCTTGCAGTTGCTGATGGAGACATGCAGGCTGGACTTTCGCTGAAGGATTCATTGAGTGCTGTTCGTAATGCTTCTCAAGCTGCAGCTCGCATTTACCAAGTCTTTAGGGTGCAATCATTTCATAGAAAGAAAATTGAGTCTGGAGGTGACAAGTCCGCTATGTCAGATGAGCGAGCGCTTTCACTTCTTTCTATCAAGTCACAAAAAACAGGACAGTCTGATATGCCTATGCATGCTGCTGCCATTCGTATACAAAACAAATTTAGAGGATGGAAAGGGAGGAAAGACTTCTTAATTATTAAGCAACGGATAGTCAAGATCCAG GCTCATGTACGAGGTCATCAAGTCAGGAAGCGTTATAAAAAATTTGTGTGGTCAGTAGGAATTGTGGAAAAAGTTATACTGCGCTGGAGACGTAAAGGAAGTGGGTTACGTGGATTTCGGTCTGAAGGCCTTTTGGAGGGCACTTCCATGCAATGTCATCTTGCTAAGGAGGATGATTATGATTTCCTGCAAGAAGGCAGAAAACAGACAGAGGCTAGGATGCAGAAGGCACTTGCGAGGGTGAAGTCTATGGTTCAATATCCAGAAGCTAGAGAACAATACCGAAGGCTTCTAACTGTTGTTACAGAATTCCAGGAGTCTAAG GCTTTGCAAGAAAGCATTATGGATGTATCAGAGGATGCTGCAGATGCTGATCTCATGGTTGAGCTGGAAGAATTATTGGAAGGAGACACAGTAATGCCAACTGTTTGA